The genomic region GCCCACCGGTCGAGCTGCCAATCGCGATGGCTTCGACATTGATGCGTTTTTCCGGAAGCAGCGTGACGCCACCACGCGCGGACTGGCGTTTTGCCGGGGCGGGTGCGCTTGCCGAACGAACCTGCTGGGCGCGTGCACTTTTTTGCGGCGCGGGTGCGGTTGGCCGTTTGGCCGGCGGTGCCGTTCTTGCGCTGGGTGCTGCTGTGGCGGGGCGTTCCGGCATTTTGGGCACGGTTTTGCCCTGCCCGCCTGCCGCAATGGCCGCATCGCGAATAAGTCTGCCCGGATCGCGTGACGGTGTCGTCGAACGCGCAGCACCACTAGCCGGGTTGGCAACCGGTTTTGCACCTTGCGTTGCGGCGTCCGACGATGCCGGTGTGGCCGGTTGCGGCTTAGGTGCCGGTTGCTGCGGCATCGGCGTCTGGCGCATCTGCGTTGGCTGCGGGCGGTGTTGCTGCATCGGGCGGGGGCGCAATTCGGCGGTAAATCGTTTGCGCTGGATCCGGCCTTGTTTATGAAGCTGCTGATGTTCGACCGACATTTCCGCCCGGAAAGCAGCCGCCTTGCCGCCAGAAGCTGCGTCATCCGGCTCGGATGCCTCGGCATCGGGCGCAGTTGATTTTTCTTCCGGTTCCGGTTCGGGGGCGGCTTGGGCGGCAGCCGCTTCTGCCGCGGCAGCTTCTTCGACCTCAAGCATCTTACGACGCTGTTCAGCCCAGGCTTTCACCTTGTCGAGAAGTTCTTCGCGGAACCCCTCGCCGACATTCAGGTCTTTTGACGAACTTGGCTTGGGGATGTAATCCACAGCCCCAAGCGTCATCGCCTGGAAACTGATATCGGCATTTCGTTTGGTGAGTGTGGACGCCATGATCACGCGGACTGTCGGATCAATCTCCAACAGTTTCGGCAAGGCCGTCAAACCATCCATCACCGGCATTTCGATATCAAGAACAACGGCTTCGATGCCGCCTTTTTCCATGACTGCCAGTGCTTCTTCGCCATTGCTGACCGATCCGACGACTTCGATTTCGGCGTCTTCGGTCATCATACGTGTAACAAGTCCGCGCACGATGGCGGAATCATCCACGATCAGGACTTTGTATGGCGAATGGATGGGCGTTTCTTCCACGTGGTAGCGTCCCCGCTTGATGATGGAGATCGGATCTTGAAGGCTTACAGGTTCGTGAGCACCCCGGCCTAGATCAGGCCGACCTGCTCGAACTTGGCCTGGATGATCTCGCTATCGAACGGCTTCATGATGTATTCGTTCGCGCCAGCGGTGATGGCTTCCTGAATGTGTTCAAGGTCGTTTTCAGTTGTACAGAACACAACAACAGGATCATCGCCACCAGGCGTTGCACGCAGTTCACGCAGGAACTCTATCCCGCTTTTGACGGGCATGTTCCAATCAAGCAGAACCGCGTCGGGCATGGACTCAAGGCACTTATCAAGCGCCTCCTGACCGTCCACTGCCTCTACAACCGCAAACCCGATTTCCTCGAGAATGCGTCTTGCTACCATCCGGATGACTTTCGAATCATCGACGACGAGACAACTCTTCATCGACTTCCTTCTCGCTTACTTAGGTCGTTAAGCCACAATGGCAGGAACCGGGCACATTGCGTGCCCGGCATGGGAAATCAGGTTAACCGGCTTGCTTGATCGAAGACGTGAAATCAAGCAGACGAGTCACGTCGAGAATCACCAGAAGCTTCTTGTCGAGACGGAAAATACCGTCCGAAAATTCGCGCCAGCGCGGATCAAGCGTTGCCGGGTTCTGTTCGAACGCCTTTTTCGGAACGCTCAGAACCTCTCCAACCTGATCGACCATCAGGCTGTAAAGCTCGCCACCTTCATCGACAACGATGCTCATGCCCGGTTCATCGTCTTCGCGGTCACGCAGACCAAGACGTTTGCGGACATCAATCGCGGTCACAATACGACCACGCAGGTTCAACGATCCGGCCACTTCCGGCGGTGAAAGCGGGATACGGGTAATGCGTTGCGGCCCCAGGACATCCTGAACGGTCAGAACAGGGATACCGAAAAGCTGCTTGCCAATATTCGCGGTCACGAAATCCTGGCTGTCACCACCAAGTTCAAGGGCTCCGCCTTTTTCCTGGCTCGGGACGAGTGCGTTTTTATCGCTCATAGGACTGTTCTCCCGCTTACATGCTGCTCAGTGTCTGGATCAGGGTCGAGACAAGCGCATCGCGATCAAATTTGGCCACATAGTCGCTGAAACCGACCTGACGACCGCGTTCGAAGTCTTCCTCTTTGGTGTGCGAAGACAGGGCAATGATCGGAATTTCACCCCATTCTGCATCATCCTGAAGCGCTTCGGCAAATTCAAAGCCGTTCATGCCTGGCATTTCGATGTCACTGATGATCGCATCAAACAGAACACCACGGTTTTTAAGGTCCATGGCCTGTTCTGCATTTTCGACCGCAGTCACATTGAAACCGGCAACCGACAGCATCGGCGTCAGCAGGTTACGGAAGAACGGGCTGTCATCGATCAGAAGAACACGCTTCTTCTCGCCGCCGTTATCCTCGGTGCCGAACCAGTCGCTGAAAGCCAGTTCAAGATAGTAACCGGCATCAATAAGGTCGGTCGCCTTGCCGTCAATCACGGCCGAACCAACTAGACCATCCTGATCCGCGGTCAGTTCAACATTCAGCACGTCATCAACAATATCGACGATCTCGTCGACAACCAGACCCATGGTGCGTTCACGATCCTGGAACACAAGGGTGGGCTGACGGCCTTCTGCCTTCATCTGGTAGCTACCATCGATAAAGACAAGAGGCATAAGCTTGCCGCGGTACTGGACCAGCGGACGGCCATTCGAATGTTCGATATTCTCGACATCGATTTCTTCAAGGCGGGCAACAAGCGCCAGCGGAACCGCACGCACTTCGCTGCCACCGGCCCGGAAGACCAGCATGGATGTGGTTTCGCGATCCGATGCATCCGCCTTGGCCTTGCCTTCGACACCTTGCGAACCACCAACGGTGATTTCGCCGGTGCGGGTTGCAATGCCGTTCGGATCAAGGATCATGATCACGCTACCGTCGCCAAGGATGGTGTTACCCGAGAACAGCGAAAGATCGCGCAGGATCGGGGCCACCGGTTTAACAACGATTTCCTCGGTGTCGAACACGCGGTCAACGATGATACCGAACGAATAGGTACCAACCTGTGCAACCACGATGAATGCTTCTTCATCGACGGCATCGTCGCTTTCCTGAGTGGTATCAAGGCCAAGAATTTTCTTGAGCGTGACCAGCGGCAGCAGACGGTTACGCAGGCGCAGGACCGGTGTATCGTGAATGCGTTCGATGGAATGTTCGGAATTGTTCGATGCACGAACAAGTTCCAGAACGCTGATCTGCGGAATGGCAAAGCGTTCGCCGCCACTTTCCACGATCAGGGCCGACACAATGGCCAGCGTCAGCGGGATCTTGATGATGAAGGTCGACCCACGTCCTTCGACCGATTTCAGTTCGACCGTACCACCGATCTTTTCGATGTTGGTACGCACAACGTCCATACCCACACCACGACCGGAAACCGAAGTCACTTTTTCCGCGGTCGAGAAACCGGCTTTGAAGATGAACTGCTGGATCTGCTGTTCACCCATGCCTTCAAGCTCGCTTTCGGTCGCAAGACCGTTGGCAATCGCCTTCGCCTTGATACGCTCAAGGTTCAGACCACGACCGTCATCGGAAATCTCGATGATGATGTGACCACCTTCATGATAGGCGTTCAGCGTGACCGTACCGGTTTCGGGCTTGCCTGCATCGCGACGGCCCGGAATATCTTCCAGACCATGGTCGGCAG from Thalassospira indica harbors:
- a CDS encoding chemotaxis protein CheB, encoding MEETPIHSPYKVLIVDDSAIVRGLVTRMMTEDAEIEVVGSVSNGEEALAVMEKGGIEAVVLDIEMPVMDGLTALPKLLEIDPTVRVIMASTLTKRNADISFQAMTLGAVDYIPKPSSSKDLNVGEGFREELLDKVKAWAEQRRKMLEVEEAAAAEAAAAQAAPEPEPEEKSTAPDAEASEPDDAASGGKAAAFRAEMSVEHQQLHKQGRIQRKRFTAELRPRPMQQHRPQPTQMRQTPMPQQPAPKPQPATPASSDAATQGAKPVANPASGAARSTTPSRDPGRLIRDAAIAAGGQGKTVPKMPERPATAAPSARTAPPAKRPTAPAPQKSARAQQVRSASAPAPAKRQSARGGVTLLPEKRINVEAIAIGSSTGGPQALFEVLRGLNGVRQPIFITQHMPATFTTILAEHITRLTGLKCQEAQNNMPIVGGQVYLAPGDYHMTVEGRGASRHLKLNQNPPENFCRPSVDPMLRSLVASYGGNILTAILTGMGQDGMLGGRDVVNAGGMVVAQDEQSSVVWGMPGAAAHAGICSAVLPVGGIAAYIKKFAGGR
- a CDS encoding response regulator, yielding MKSCLVVDDSKVIRMVARRILEEIGFAVVEAVDGQEALDKCLESMPDAVLLDWNMPVKSGIEFLRELRATPGGDDPVVVFCTTENDLEHIQEAITAGANEYIMKPFDSEIIQAKFEQVGLI
- a CDS encoding chemotaxis protein CheW, translated to MSDKNALVPSQEKGGALELGGDSQDFVTANIGKQLFGIPVLTVQDVLGPQRITRIPLSPPEVAGSLNLRGRIVTAIDVRKRLGLRDREDDEPGMSIVVDEGGELYSLMVDQVGEVLSVPKKAFEQNPATLDPRWREFSDGIFRLDKKLLVILDVTRLLDFTSSIKQAG
- a CDS encoding chemotaxis protein CheW, whose amino-acid sequence is MDDLLSEFLTETSESLSTLDVELVKLEQNPNDPDILSNIFRLVHTIKGTCGFLGLPRLEAVAHAGENVLGKIRDGELVVTPDAVTLVLESIDTIKYLLGELEQNEAEPDGNDADLIGRLNHFADTGQIPGGAPAAAAAPAAEEADEEVPMTDDEKLQAAFDAAEYDPDFEVPDEPAAAAEPEPEAPAKPAAPPAAAKSQEVAPAKKAAEKPKAEAPRAEAKESSVAAQTIRVNVELLENLMTLVSELVLTRNQLLQMVRGKDDSEFTVPLQRLSHITTDLQEGVMKTRMQPIGNAWAKLPRIVRDLALEMNKKIDLQMIGADTELDRQVLELIKDPLTHMVRNSADHGLEDIPGRRDAGKPETGTVTLNAYHEGGHIIIEISDDGRGLNLERIKAKAIANGLATESELEGMGEQQIQQFIFKAGFSTAEKVTSVSGRGVGMDVVRTNIEKIGGTVELKSVEGRGSTFIIKIPLTLAIVSALIVESGGERFAIPQISVLELVRASNNSEHSIERIHDTPVLRLRNRLLPLVTLKKILGLDTTQESDDAVDEEAFIVVAQVGTYSFGIIVDRVFDTEEIVVKPVAPILRDLSLFSGNTILGDGSVIMILDPNGIATRTGEITVGGSQGVEGKAKADASDRETTSMLVFRAGGSEVRAVPLALVARLEEIDVENIEHSNGRPLVQYRGKLMPLVFIDGSYQMKAEGRQPTLVFQDRERTMGLVVDEIVDIVDDVLNVELTADQDGLVGSAVIDGKATDLIDAGYYLELAFSDWFGTEDNGGEKKRVLLIDDSPFFRNLLTPMLSVAGFNVTAVENAEQAMDLKNRGVLFDAIISDIEMPGMNGFEFAEALQDDAEWGEIPIIALSSHTKEEDFERGRQVGFSDYVAKFDRDALVSTLIQTLSSM